GGCGAATCGGCGTCCCTTCCGGGTGGAAGCCACGGTCTTTTCTTGCTCAATCCCTTCGGCGGAAAGTGTAGATTTTCTCAACAGCGCCTGATGAGATTTTCAACTTCGACTAAACCGAAATAGGGGATCGTTTGCTGGCGATTTCCGGTTCTTCCCGATCGTGACCTGTTGAATTTTTCAGCGAGTTGATGCCGACAGGGAGAACGCCTCCGCCGAAACCCGCTCACCAAGTTATTTGGTGTCATCAGCTAGCGGGGAAGGCCAAGGAGTATCGGCAATGGCACGCCGGTTGCCATGAAAAAGTGGAAACACAATGACCGAAGGAAGGAGCCAGAGCCATGAAACGGCAACAGGCGCAACAAAACTTTTCCGCATCGGGCGAACCGCTGAAGTGCATCTGGATGCTGGCCGGGGTACTGACCTATCGGCTCTGTGATCGGGAGTATGATTGCGAGCATTGTCCGCTCGATGCAGCGCTCCGGGAAACTGCTCCTTCTCAGCCTAACCTCGCCCTGGGCCCTGTGATGGCCGACGGAGGCGAGGAAAGGAGGTGAGATCATGGTTGCTTTATTTGTCATCCTCACAATTGTGGCATTCATCGCGGTGGATTCTCTCGTTCAGTGGAACGAGGCCAGGCAGCGTCAACGCCAGCTTCGACCGGTGGAAGGGGTGCCTCGGTGGCTCACATTTGGATTGGAGAGCGTGAGTGTGCCGGCGGGAGTCTTCCTCGGTCCAGGACACACCTGGATGCGCTTGGATCTGGCGGGAACAGCTCATGTCGGTGTGGATCAGTTTGTGCAGAGGGCAATCGGTCGAATTGATGCAATTGAACTGCCTCGACCGGGACAGACTGTTCAGGAGGGCGAGCCGCTCGTCACCCTCCGTCAGGGCGATCGCCTGGCGCCCGTTCGGTCCCCGGTGGACGGAACCGTTGTGGCGGTCAACGAGAACCTGGCCCGAC
The Blastocatellia bacterium DNA segment above includes these coding regions:
- a CDS encoding glycine cleavage system protein H, whose translation is MVALFVILTIVAFIAVDSLVQWNEARQRQRQLRPVEGVPRWLTFGLESVSVPAGVFLGPGHTWMRLDLAGTAHVGVDQFVQRAIGRIDAIELPRPGQTVQEGEPLVTLRQGDRLAPVRSPVDGTVVAVNENLARHPEVLATDPYVEGWIAVIKPRHLASALRRLLIAEEARAWLKQELERFKEFIASRPLETVAVGQALQDGGHPTAGVLELMDEQTWVLFTEEFLST